The DNA sequence CTTCAGGTTAATATTACGTTCCTGCGTACTGCTTCGTACCAGCCGAAGAACGTCAGCACTTCTCACCTGGAAGCTTTTTATCAGGATTTTGACAGCATTAAAGATCATAAATTCGACGGAATGATCATTACGGGAGCACCGATTGAGCACATTCAATTTGAAAACGTTCTGTATTGGCAGGAAATTACGTCGATTATGGACTGGGCAAAAGATAACGTTACGTCGAGTCTTCATATCTGCTGGGGCGCACAGGCCGCTCTTTATCACCTTTACGGCATTAACAAAGTCCCGCTTGAACAGAAGTGTTCGGGTATTTTCCGGCACCGTATCGATCCGTTGATGAAAAAAATTGAGCTGCTGCGGGGCTTTGATGATGAGTTTATCGCCCCTCATTCGCGGCATACCAACATTTCCATCGAAGCTCCCGAGGAACATGATGAGCTGCTTCTGCTCGCTTCCTCCAAGGAGGCAGGGCCGTTCCTGCTTATGTCCAAGGACGGAAAACACATTATGGCCACAGGACACCTGGAGTATGACACGGTTACGCTGAAAGAAGAATATGAAAGAGATCTGGACCGCGGTCTCAGCGTCCAGATTCCTTCTCACTACTTTCCGAATAACGATCCGAGCGAAGCACCGATGAACCGCTGGCGTTCCCACGCCCATCTGCTTTTTTCCAACTGGCTGAATTACTATGTGTACCAGCAGACGCCTTACGAATGGAAATAGCATATACCCTGAGAGCTGTTCTGCATCATTGCAGGACAGCTTTTTTGTTTTATTTTCTAAAGGAAGGGTATATATGGCTTTATGTTCAAATATGAAAAGGAGCGGTACACATGAGTGAAACACCGAGAAATAATACAATGATGCAGTTTTTTGAGTGGCACCTTCCCAATGATGGGGACCACTGGAACCGCCTTGCCGAAATGGCAGAGGAAATAAAAAATCAGGGAATCGATTCTATCTGGATTCCGCCCGCTTCTAAAGCTATTTCCCAGGATGATAACGGGTACGGCACGTACGATGTTTATGACCTCGGGGAATTTGATCAAAAAGGAACTGTGCGGACGAAATACGGCACGAAAGACGAGCTGCTGAAAAGTATCGAAGTCTGTCACGAGCATGGCATCCGGGTTTATGCCGATGTGGTTATGAACCACAAAGCGGGAGCGGATGACACAGAGCTTTTCAAGGCGATCCAGGTCGATCCCGACAACC is a window from the Alkalicoccus halolimnae genome containing:
- the metA gene encoding homoserine O-acetyltransferase MetA translates to MPINVPKNLPAKDILETENIFVMEDERATMQDIRPLNIVILNLMPEKEKTEAHLLRLLGNSPLQVNITFLRTASYQPKNVSTSHLEAFYQDFDSIKDHKFDGMIITGAPIEHIQFENVLYWQEITSIMDWAKDNVTSSLHICWGAQAALYHLYGINKVPLEQKCSGIFRHRIDPLMKKIELLRGFDDEFIAPHSRHTNISIEAPEEHDELLLLASSKEAGPFLLMSKDGKHIMATGHLEYDTVTLKEEYERDLDRGLSVQIPSHYFPNNDPSEAPMNRWRSHAHLLFSNWLNYYVYQQTPYEWK